Proteins encoded together in one Benincasa hispida cultivar B227 chromosome 1, ASM972705v1, whole genome shotgun sequence window:
- the LOC120090872 gene encoding disease resistance response protein 206-like yields the protein MPHKSPISSFFFFFLLLLITFSATTAAGKHRSRRPCRRLVFYFHDILYNGQNAKNATAAIVGAPAWGNTTILAGQNHFGNVVVFDDPITLDNNLHATPVGRAQGFYIYDRKEIFTAWLGFSFVFNSTEHRGSLNFAGADPLMNKTRDVSVIGGTGDFFMARGIATLSTDSFEGEVYFRLRADIKLYECW from the coding sequence ATGCCTCACAAATCTCCCATTTccagtttcttcttcttcttcctcctcctcttGATTACATTCTCCGCCACCACCGCCGCCGGGAAACACCGATCTCGCCGCCCCTGCCGTCGGCTAGTGTTCTACTTCCACGACATCCTCTACAACGGGCAGAACGCAAAGAACGCAACCGCCGCCATCGTCGGAGCTCCGGCGTGGGGAAACACGACGATTCTAGCCGGACAGAACCACTTCGGTAACGTGGTGGTGTTCGACGATCCAATCACACTCGACAACAACCTCCACGCGACGCCGGTGGGGCGGGCGCAGGGATTCTACATTTACGACAGAAAGGAAATCTTCACGGCGTGGCTTGGATTCTCGTTCGTGTTCAACTCGACGGAACACAGAGGGAGTTTGAACTTCGCCGGCGCGGATCCGTTGATGAATAAGACGAGAGACGTTTCGGTGATCGGAGGGACGGGAGATTTCTTCATGGCGAGAGGGATTGCGACTCTGTCAACGGATTCGTTTGAAGGGGAAGTTTATTTTAGGCTTCGAGCGGATATTAAACTGTATGAATGTTGGTGA